A single genomic interval of Microbacterium hydrocarbonoxydans harbors:
- a CDS encoding VOC family protein gives MSTDVAGIGGLFFRSRDPEARAEWYREHLGIGAGDEGMWNQEAGMTVFAPFASDSDYFAADQQFMINLRVKNLEGLAARLEAAGIPVERRDEWNTDEYGTFARIHDPEGLAIELWEPPTTADES, from the coding sequence ATGAGCACAGACGTCGCAGGGATAGGTGGACTCTTCTTCCGCAGCAGAGATCCGGAGGCGCGCGCCGAGTGGTATCGCGAGCACCTCGGCATCGGCGCCGGGGACGAAGGCATGTGGAACCAGGAAGCCGGGATGACGGTGTTCGCCCCGTTCGCCTCGGACTCCGACTACTTCGCGGCCGATCAGCAGTTCATGATCAACCTTCGCGTGAAGAACCTCGAAGGCCTCGCCGCGCGACTCGAGGCGGCGGGGATTCCCGTCGAACGCAGAGACGAATGGAACACCGACGAGTACGGCACGTTCGCGCGGATCCACGATCCCGAGGGGCTGGCGATCGAACTCTGGGAGCCGCCGACGACAGCCGACGAGAGCTGA